A window of Corticium candelabrum chromosome 3, ooCorCand1.1, whole genome shotgun sequence contains these coding sequences:
- the LOC134177564 gene encoding uncharacterized protein LOC134177564: protein MVKCDCGKPLDGDGYYLTTCKYVWTHTIVRTWSECLSQLHVVHKIEPKHRFLDCDSRPDIYMYVVDPDSSKEVELDISLAHPWALDALPKAALEDGTAATRREMLQNDKYVKKVRPGGTTLNFIPLVMEHFGRWRQEAQKYLNQLSTIAT from the coding sequence ATGGTCAAATGTGACTGCGGGAAGCCACTTGATGGGGATGGGTACTATCTCACCACATGTAAGTATGTCTGGACTCACACAATAGTTCGAACATGGTCTGAGTGTCTCAGCCAGCTGCATGTTGTTCACAAGATTGAACCAAAACACCGTTTTCTGGATTGTGACAGCAGACCtgacatatacatgtatgttgtgGATCCTGACTCCAGTAAAGAAGTGGAGTTAGACATCTCTTTGGCACATCCATGGGCACTTGACGCTCTTCCAAAAGCAGCCCTAGAAGATGGTACAGCAGCAACTCGAAGAGAAATGCtgcaaaatgacaaatacGTCAAAAAGGTACGTCCTGGTGGAACTACACTGAATTTCATTCCTCTGGTGATGGAGCACTTCGGTCGATGGAGGCAAGAGGCCCAAAAATATCTCAACCAGCTCTCAACAATAGCAACATGA